From the genome of Chlorogloeopsis sp. ULAP01, one region includes:
- a CDS encoding PHP domain-containing protein — MTTVAIANNTDTKNPNKPYQFRRFLDLQWSDINCDLHMHTTWTDGKARVSDILELSVQKGLSCVAFTEHVRKSTNWFSEFVQEVRSYAEVHPQLRVLVGCEAKALDTNGEFDVSEEILAECDLVLGSVHRFPNGQGGYINVSGLTPEEFIRIEFELALGLLKFAPIDVLAHPGGMYSRLHDEFPAELMRELMKVSLERGIAIEINTYYLRNLHHFLELCAEVNPYVSIGSDVHRLEQLANCRDQLHELGVATP, encoded by the coding sequence ATGACAACTGTAGCGATCGCCAATAATACAGATACTAAAAATCCTAACAAACCGTATCAATTTAGACGTTTTCTTGACTTGCAATGGTCTGATATCAATTGCGATCTACATATGCACACTACTTGGACAGATGGCAAAGCCAGAGTTTCAGACATCCTAGAGTTGTCTGTTCAAAAAGGTTTGAGTTGTGTAGCTTTTACAGAGCATGTTCGCAAAAGTACAAATTGGTTTTCAGAGTTTGTACAAGAAGTCAGATCGTATGCAGAGGTTCATCCTCAACTTCGGGTGCTAGTTGGTTGTGAAGCGAAGGCTCTTGATACCAATGGTGAATTTGATGTCTCAGAAGAAATTCTGGCTGAATGTGATTTGGTATTAGGTAGCGTTCACCGCTTTCCCAATGGACAAGGAGGATATATCAATGTGTCTGGGTTGACGCCAGAGGAGTTTATCCGAATTGAATTTGAACTAGCTCTTGGCTTGCTGAAATTTGCTCCTATAGATGTGTTAGCTCATCCGGGTGGTATGTATTCTAGGCTTCATGATGAGTTTCCGGCAGAGTTAATGCGCGAGTTAATGAAAGTTAGCTTAGAACGAGGAATTGCTATAGAAATTAATACGTATTACCTGCGTAATTTACACCATTTCTTAGAGTTATGTGCAGAAGTTAATCCTTATGTTTCTATTGGTTCAGATGTACATCGTCTTGAACAACTGGCTAATTGTCGAGATCAATTACACGAATTAGGAGTTGCAACGCCATGA
- a CDS encoding NAD-dependent epimerase/dehydratase family protein — MAKSIVTGAAGFIGSHLVEALLKQGEEVIGIDEFNDYYVSTLKKKNIAHLQSHPGFTLIEGNIQFLEWQPLLKDVDIVYHQAAQAGVRASWGQGFHAYTERNINATQVLLEAAKEAPNLKRLVFASTSSVYGDAETLPTHEEICPKPVSPYGITKLAAERLCGLYHKNFGVPFVSLRYFTVYGPRQRPDMAFHKFFKAILQNEAIPVYGDGRQTRDFTFVSDVVAANLAAATAPQAVGKIFNIGGGSRVMLTQVLNIIEEVVGHSIQRKHIEKAMGDARHTAADVSKARMILGYEPQVFLRDGLTQEWQWVKRLYT, encoded by the coding sequence ATGGCTAAAAGTATCGTTACTGGAGCAGCAGGATTTATTGGCTCTCATTTAGTCGAAGCATTGTTAAAACAAGGAGAAGAAGTAATAGGTATTGATGAATTTAATGATTACTATGTTTCAACCTTGAAGAAAAAGAATATTGCACACTTGCAGAGCCATCCTGGTTTCACACTCATCGAAGGCAATATTCAATTTTTGGAATGGCAACCACTTCTGAAAGATGTTGATATTGTTTACCATCAGGCGGCACAAGCTGGGGTAAGAGCAAGCTGGGGTCAAGGCTTCCATGCTTACACCGAACGCAATATCAACGCTACACAAGTTTTGCTAGAAGCTGCAAAAGAGGCTCCGAATCTGAAAAGATTGGTGTTTGCCTCTACTTCCAGCGTGTATGGTGATGCTGAAACTCTACCCACTCATGAGGAAATTTGTCCAAAACCAGTTTCCCCTTATGGGATTACTAAACTAGCAGCTGAAAGGTTATGTGGACTTTATCACAAAAATTTTGGCGTGCCGTTTGTGTCCTTACGCTACTTTACAGTTTATGGCCCCAGGCAGCGTCCGGACATGGCGTTTCATAAGTTTTTCAAAGCAATTTTACAGAATGAGGCAATTCCTGTCTATGGTGATGGACGGCAAACACGAGATTTTACCTTTGTCAGTGATGTTGTCGCAGCCAATTTAGCCGCCGCCACGGCACCCCAAGCTGTGGGCAAAATCTTTAATATTGGTGGCGGTAGCAGAGTGATGTTAACGCAAGTCCTAAACATAATTGAGGAAGTTGTCGGACATTCCATACAAAGGAAGCATATTGAAAAAGCAATGGGAGATGCTCGTCACACGGCAGCCGATGTATCCAAAGCGCGGATGATTTTGGGTTATGAACCGCAAGTTTTCTTGAGGGACGGTTTAACTCAGGAATGGCAGTGGGTTAAGCGCTTATATACATAA
- a CDS encoding PIG-L deacetylase family protein → MSNKILVIAPHPDDEVLGVGGTIARFAAEEAEVYVVIVTKGCPPDYSEEMTQKGRQEALAAHHILGVKETIFLSFPAARLDAVPHRDVNRQLFELIKKFQPDTLFIPFYGDIHMDHQRVFLSSLVAARPNNPYAPKTIYAYETLSETNWHAPYLTTNFVPNVFVDISPYLETKLAAMQMYASQVKPFPDERSEETLRALATLRGSTVNRFAAEAFYLVRQVI, encoded by the coding sequence ATGAGCAACAAGATACTAGTTATTGCACCTCATCCTGACGATGAAGTGCTGGGTGTTGGAGGCACAATAGCTCGATTTGCGGCTGAGGAAGCTGAAGTTTATGTAGTGATCGTGACCAAAGGTTGTCCACCAGATTATTCAGAGGAGATGACTCAAAAAGGACGCCAAGAGGCTTTAGCTGCGCATCATATTTTAGGTGTTAAAGAAACTATATTTCTTTCATTCCCCGCAGCTAGATTAGATGCTGTCCCCCATCGCGATGTGAACAGACAACTTTTTGAGTTAATCAAAAAATTTCAACCGGATACGCTTTTTATTCCCTTTTATGGTGATATTCACATGGATCACCAAAGAGTTTTCTTATCGTCTTTGGTGGCAGCAAGACCAAATAATCCTTATGCTCCAAAAACAATATATGCTTACGAAACACTCTCGGAAACAAACTGGCACGCTCCTTATCTAACAACTAACTTTGTTCCTAACGTTTTTGTTGATATTTCTCCTTACCTGGAGACAAAATTGGCAGCTATGCAAATGTATGCCTCACAGGTTAAACCTTTTCCCGACGAGCGTTCTGAGGAAACATTGCGGGCATTAGCTACTTTACGCGGCAGCACAGTCAATCGTTTTGCTGCCGAGGCTTTTTATCTAGTGCGACAAGTTATCTGA
- a CDS encoding WbqC family protein: MKIAVIHQPQYLPYLGFFHKLQQGDIFVVMDSVQFQRRGVQHRNQIKTSQGAQWLTVPVLHRSRDEERINEMLINSEFPWSHKHWHTLMTNYSRTPYFDKYSAGLEEILSREWNNLCQLDMALIEWVMETLGIKKSIIYMSALEVEGNKSELLIDICKAVGADTYLSGSGGKNYMDLAAFETAGINILWQEFNYPSYVQAFPELGFIPNLSIVDTLFCCGPETKKFLELN, encoded by the coding sequence ATGAAAATAGCAGTAATTCACCAGCCACAGTATTTACCTTATCTAGGCTTCTTTCATAAGCTCCAACAAGGTGATATTTTTGTGGTTATGGATAGCGTTCAGTTTCAGAGGCGTGGTGTTCAACATCGCAACCAAATCAAAACTTCTCAAGGAGCGCAATGGTTAACTGTACCAGTTCTCCATCGCTCAAGAGATGAAGAGCGCATTAATGAGATGCTCATAAACTCAGAGTTTCCATGGTCTCACAAGCATTGGCATACTTTGATGACCAACTATTCTCGTACTCCTTACTTCGATAAGTATAGTGCGGGACTCGAAGAAATACTCAGTAGAGAATGGAATAATCTTTGCCAACTCGATATGGCGTTAATTGAATGGGTGATGGAGACTCTGGGTATCAAAAAGTCAATCATATATATGTCTGCATTGGAAGTTGAAGGTAACAAATCGGAACTACTAATTGATATTTGTAAAGCTGTAGGAGCCGATACTTACTTATCAGGTTCTGGAGGAAAAAATTATATGGATCTGGCAGCGTTTGAAACTGCTGGCATCAATATCTTATGGCAAGAGTTTAATTATCCATCATATGTTCAAGCTTTTCCTGAATTGGGCTTCATACCCAATCTATCAATTGTGGATACCCTGTTTTGCTGTGGCCCAGAAACTAAAAAATTCTTAGAGCTTAATTGA
- a CDS encoding sugar transferase: MDNRFLDGRIDLFSGKVKSEFWTDKEWREFEQAYLKEHKYIRAQLVLKRLFDIAIALLTLIILSPIFLLVALAIKFSSPGPILFCQERLGRLGKPFTIYKFRTMVDGAIHIGSGINTFKGDPRITSVGKFLREYHLDELPQLFNILVGEMSLVGPRPLLISTLSTYKNCQKKRLLMPPGLTAWEAVNGGLENSLDERIKLDIWYVNNWRFWLDIVIILRTIPVVLRKEGVYEKEGILTSTNQTKE; the protein is encoded by the coding sequence ATGGATAATAGATTTTTGGATGGGAGAATAGACTTATTTTCTGGTAAAGTTAAGTCTGAGTTTTGGACAGATAAAGAGTGGCGGGAATTTGAGCAAGCTTATCTCAAAGAACATAAATACATAAGAGCGCAGCTAGTATTAAAACGCTTATTTGATATTGCGATCGCTCTTCTAACACTAATAATTTTGTCACCTATCTTTTTGCTAGTTGCTTTGGCAATAAAATTTAGTTCTCCGGGGCCGATTTTATTTTGTCAGGAACGTTTGGGAAGGTTAGGAAAACCATTTACAATCTATAAATTTCGTACAATGGTTGATGGAGCAATCCATATTGGATCTGGTATCAACACATTCAAAGGCGATCCTCGCATTACATCCGTTGGTAAATTCTTACGTGAATATCATCTCGATGAATTACCCCAACTTTTCAATATTCTCGTTGGCGAAATGAGCTTAGTCGGGCCGCGACCGCTATTAATTTCAACTCTATCAACATACAAAAACTGCCAAAAAAAACGTTTATTAATGCCACCAGGTTTAACAGCTTGGGAAGCAGTAAACGGTGGCTTGGAAAATAGTTTGGATGAACGGATCAAGCTAGACATTTGGTATGTCAACAACTGGAGATTTTGGTTAGATATAGTGATTATTTTACGAACAATTCCAGTAGTTCTTCGCAAAGAAGGAGTTTATGAAAAAGAAGGTATTTTGACATCTACAAACCAAACCAAAGAGTAA
- a CDS encoding glycosyltransferase family 4 protein, translating into MKSLLMVATVPETLKGFLLPFSSSLRTQGWRVDAMAYRISSSLECLQAFDRVWDIEWSRQPLDPKNLLIAPRIIQELIKQEEYDIVHVHTPVASFVTRYALRNKRKNQRFQVIYTAHGFHFYRGGKLLRNAVFLALEKLAGNWTDYLVVINREDEETAKQYKIVSPERICYMPGIGVDLNYYSPDAISKTELEQVRKELGLQPNTQLFLSVAEFTPRKRPQDVLKAFAHLNRPNTCLAFAGNGFLMEQMQSLASQLKMENQVRFLGNRQDIPTLMRAAVATVLASEHEGLPRCVMESMCMEIPVIGTDIRGTRDLLTEGCGLLVKVGDIEELAKAMAWILDHPLEASKIGKQGRERMSFYDIKHIIKLHESLYTEVMLSSSTYSESLYV; encoded by the coding sequence ATGAAAAGCTTATTAATGGTTGCTACCGTTCCAGAAACCCTCAAGGGTTTTCTTCTTCCCTTTAGCTCTTCCCTTCGCACTCAAGGCTGGCGGGTGGATGCTATGGCATATAGAATATCTAGTAGCTTAGAATGTTTGCAGGCATTTGATCGCGTTTGGGATATAGAATGGTCGCGTCAACCTTTAGATCCTAAGAATTTACTGATTGCTCCACGCATTATCCAAGAGCTAATAAAGCAAGAAGAATATGACATAGTTCATGTCCACACACCGGTGGCGTCTTTTGTTACTCGCTACGCTTTAAGAAATAAAAGAAAAAATCAAAGATTCCAGGTAATTTACACTGCTCATGGCTTTCATTTCTATCGTGGTGGCAAACTATTAAGAAATGCGGTATTTCTGGCTCTAGAAAAGCTAGCTGGCAATTGGACAGACTATTTGGTAGTAATTAATCGTGAGGATGAGGAAACAGCGAAACAGTATAAGATTGTTTCACCAGAACGAATCTGTTATATGCCAGGAATTGGTGTAGATTTGAACTATTACAGTCCTGATGCAATTTCAAAAACAGAACTTGAACAGGTACGCAAAGAATTAGGGTTACAACCAAATACTCAACTGTTTTTGTCGGTAGCTGAGTTTACTCCTCGCAAGCGCCCTCAAGATGTGTTAAAAGCATTTGCTCATCTGAATCGACCAAATACTTGTTTGGCTTTTGCTGGTAACGGATTTCTCATGGAACAAATGCAATCTTTGGCATCTCAACTGAAAATGGAAAATCAAGTCCGTTTTTTAGGTAATCGCCAAGATATTCCAACTTTAATGCGTGCGGCTGTAGCTACTGTGCTTGCTTCTGAACACGAAGGATTACCTAGGTGTGTGATGGAGTCCATGTGCATGGAAATTCCAGTTATTGGTACAGATATTCGGGGAACTCGTGACTTACTAACCGAAGGTTGTGGTCTATTAGTAAAAGTAGGAGATATAGAAGAACTTGCTAAAGCGATGGCTTGGATTTTAGATCATCCCCTAGAAGCTAGCAAAATTGGTAAGCAAGGAAGAGAACGCATGAGTTTTTATGATATCAAACACATCATTAAATTGCACGAAAGCTTATATACCGAAGTGATGCTGTCATCTTCAACCTACTCTGAGTCACTTTATGTATAG
- a CDS encoding glycosyltransferase family 4 protein, producing MNVVVILEHRFDRTPDGAVWTQTTFAHQFWKRYLEVFDSVRVVARVREVPLIPVGSKRADGEGVSFAAVPYYVGPWQYLQRSHQVKIAAQNAVNVNDAVILRVGSTIANCVQPLLDKTGHPYGVEVVADPYDVFASGSIKHPLRPLFRWFFPRQLQHQCAGACAAAYVTKYALQRRYPPAKGAFSTHYSSVELPNTAFVAFAQSPKQEIHKFTLISVGTLAQLYKAPDILIKAVAVCVKEGLDLQLILIGDGKHRPELEMLAKNLGLEKRVYFRGQLPAGDAVRAELDRADLFVLPSYQEGLPRAMIEAMARSLPCIGSTVGGIPELLPPEDMVPPGDVTALAKKIQEVITNPKRMASMSARNLEKAKEYTDEILHAKRIAFYRYVREQTQLWLEQNKE from the coding sequence ATGAATGTTGTTGTAATACTTGAGCATCGTTTTGATCGCACTCCGGATGGTGCTGTGTGGACTCAAACAACCTTTGCTCATCAGTTCTGGAAGCGCTATTTAGAAGTTTTTGATAGTGTACGTGTGGTAGCGCGTGTCCGTGAAGTTCCTTTGATACCAGTCGGCTCAAAACGTGCTGATGGCGAAGGAGTTTCATTTGCAGCAGTACCATACTATGTTGGCCCGTGGCAATATTTGCAGCGATCGCATCAAGTCAAAATTGCTGCCCAAAATGCAGTTAATGTCAACGATGCTGTAATTTTACGTGTAGGTTCAACAATTGCTAACTGTGTCCAACCCTTGTTAGACAAAACTGGACATCCCTACGGAGTAGAAGTTGTAGCTGATCCCTATGATGTCTTTGCTTCTGGCTCCATTAAGCATCCCCTCCGCCCCCTTTTTCGCTGGTTTTTTCCCCGCCAACTGCAACATCAATGTGCTGGAGCCTGCGCCGCCGCCTATGTCACCAAATATGCCCTTCAGCGTCGGTATCCACCAGCTAAGGGAGCTTTTTCGACTCACTATTCTAGTGTTGAATTACCTAATACAGCTTTCGTGGCTTTTGCTCAATCACCTAAGCAGGAAATACACAAATTTACTCTTATTAGTGTAGGCACACTAGCTCAACTATATAAAGCTCCAGATATACTGATCAAAGCTGTTGCTGTATGTGTAAAAGAGGGATTAGACCTTCAGTTAATTCTGATTGGCGATGGTAAGCATCGACCCGAATTGGAGATGCTAGCTAAAAATTTAGGGTTAGAAAAGAGGGTCTACTTTCGAGGTCAATTGCCTGCTGGCGATGCCGTGCGTGCCGAGTTGGATCGGGCAGATTTATTTGTCTTGCCATCCTATCAAGAAGGTTTACCTAGAGCAATGATAGAAGCAATGGCGCGATCGCTACCATGTATTGGTTCTACAGTAGGTGGCATTCCTGAACTACTACCGCCTGAAGATATGGTACCACCCGGTGATGTGACAGCTTTAGCCAAAAAAATTCAGGAAGTAATAACTAATCCAAAACGCATGGCTTCCATGTCAGCTCGCAATTTAGAGAAAGCCAAAGAGTATACAGATGAAATTTTGCACGCCAAACGAATTGCATTCTATCGATATGTGCGCGAGCAAACACAACTGTGGTTAGAGCAAAACAAGGAATAG
- a CDS encoding O-antigen ligase family protein, with product MDASNARAMTYTLTLTASAFLLGYILLARRSVTSVRPFLWRLTVYLAVLGLLYSAASLFSLGMADVRADLNAGGSEFGIVRVQGPLFSSSTGYFILVPALAFAIQEFMKNHAQRLFKLAIIMALTLTIIGLGSRAALLTMCLFFLCLFLFMKNKKQAVIAAIIMIILVSTATTIIYSKASSDRIRTFEDSTRSDTYFTSFQIISHRNTELNITGSGYGSYWPWYLTDMDDTRVSFMNGAPIVLVYPFGYLLYHPHSTFLLCVVELGIPGLMYFGNLWIILIRLLFRSQQGIESAIFNCGIFASGFSMFFDFFIFKGGQISLIWWAYLFGALALNFNLQNEQIEKSKLVETQIH from the coding sequence ATGGATGCAAGCAATGCCAGAGCAATGACATACACTCTAACTTTGACAGCATCTGCTTTTTTACTTGGCTATATTCTACTGGCAAGAAGATCCGTTACATCTGTGCGTCCATTTCTATGGCGACTGACAGTTTATCTAGCTGTACTAGGATTACTCTACTCAGCAGCCTCTTTATTCTCTTTAGGTATGGCAGATGTAAGAGCCGATCTGAATGCGGGAGGAAGTGAGTTTGGAATAGTACGTGTACAAGGGCCTCTTTTTTCTTCTTCCACTGGATATTTCATTTTAGTACCAGCCTTAGCCTTTGCTATTCAAGAGTTCATGAAAAATCATGCTCAACGTTTATTTAAGTTGGCTATTATCATGGCTCTAACACTAACTATTATCGGTCTTGGTTCGCGGGCTGCCTTATTAACTATGTGCTTATTTTTTCTATGCTTATTCCTATTTATGAAAAATAAAAAACAAGCAGTAATTGCTGCTATAATAATGATTATTTTAGTCTCCACAGCTACAACAATTATTTATTCAAAAGCTAGTAGCGATCGCATTAGAACCTTTGAAGATTCAACTCGTTCAGATACATACTTTACTTCTTTTCAAATTATTAGTCATCGAAATACTGAACTGAATATTACTGGTTCTGGTTATGGCTCTTATTGGCCTTGGTATCTTACAGATATGGATGACACTAGAGTTAGTTTTATGAATGGTGCTCCAATCGTTTTGGTATATCCCTTTGGATATTTGTTATATCATCCCCACTCAACTTTTCTACTGTGTGTTGTTGAATTAGGAATTCCTGGTCTCATGTATTTTGGAAACCTGTGGATTATTTTAATTAGGCTCCTCTTTCGCAGCCAGCAGGGAATTGAATCTGCTATTTTTAATTGTGGAATTTTTGCTTCGGGGTTTTCAATGTTTTTTGATTTTTTTATTTTTAAAGGTGGACAAATAAGTTTAATATGGTGGGCTTATCTATTTGGTGCTTTAGCATTAAACTTTAATCTTCAAAATGAACAAATAGAGAAGAGTAAGCTAGTAGAAACGCAAATTCATTGA
- a CDS encoding glycosyltransferase family 1 protein, whose amino-acid sequence MHYTNSIDTTKHNKNLLSSKHYPIRILHVVGGMNRGGIETWLMHILRHIDRDRFQMDFLVHTEQACAYDQEIRALGSQIIHCPLNRLQPWIYAANFQRILKMYGTYDVVHSHVHHFNGYILRLAQRSGIPIRIAHSHNNTSCVEAKAKWYRRLYLDLMRAWIARYATLGFGCSHQAIANLFGSDQHIHPHRQTLYYGIDLTVFQDPVDVVAVRSELGIPKDAFVIGHVGRFEPQKNHVFLLDIAAEVAKQEPKMHLLLVGVGSLRADIEQKVAQMGLGDRVIFAGSRPDVPRLMRGAMDVFLLPSLYEGLGLVLIEAQAAGLPCIFSDVIPQEADVVKPLVKRISRSQSASAWAEAVLTAPNNSSALTKLDALNIVEKSAFNIETSVKKLLEGYESQFFKY is encoded by the coding sequence ATGCATTACACAAACTCAATCGATACAACCAAACACAACAAAAATCTCCTATCTAGCAAGCATTATCCGATACGTATTCTGCACGTGGTTGGGGGAATGAATCGGGGTGGCATCGAAACTTGGCTAATGCACATTTTGCGGCACATTGATCGCGATCGCTTCCAAATGGATTTCCTCGTTCACACCGAGCAAGCCTGTGCCTACGATCAAGAGATTCGCGCCTTAGGTAGTCAAATTATCCATTGTCCTCTGAATCGCTTGCAGCCTTGGATTTACGCTGCTAACTTTCAGCGAATTTTAAAAATGTACGGTACTTATGACGTTGTTCACAGTCACGTTCATCACTTTAATGGTTACATTCTCCGTTTAGCTCAACGCTCAGGAATACCTATCCGGATTGCCCATAGCCACAACAATACTTCTTGTGTTGAAGCGAAAGCCAAATGGTATCGACGTTTGTATCTGGATTTGATGAGAGCTTGGATTGCTCGATATGCAACGTTAGGTTTTGGATGCAGCCACCAAGCAATAGCAAATCTATTTGGTTCAGATCAGCATATCCATCCTCATCGACAGACTCTTTACTACGGAATTGACTTAACTGTATTCCAAGATCCTGTTGATGTGGTTGCCGTTCGCTCTGAATTAGGGATTCCCAAAGATGCCTTTGTGATTGGACACGTAGGTAGATTCGAGCCACAAAAGAATCATGTATTTCTTTTGGACATCGCCGCAGAGGTTGCCAAGCAAGAACCAAAAATGCACCTTTTACTAGTGGGTGTTGGCTCTCTACGCGCAGATATAGAGCAGAAGGTTGCTCAAATGGGCTTAGGCGATCGCGTCATTTTTGCAGGTAGCCGACCTGATGTACCACGACTAATGCGGGGTGCGATGGATGTCTTCCTCTTGCCATCTCTCTACGAAGGATTAGGTTTGGTTTTAATTGAAGCACAAGCAGCAGGATTACCCTGTATTTTTTCGGATGTTATTCCACAGGAAGCAGATGTAGTCAAGCCTTTGGTGAAGCGAATATCCCGATCACAATCAGCCTCTGCATGGGCAGAAGCGGTTTTAACAGCACCAAACAATTCATCAGCTCTCACCAAGTTAGATGCCCTAAATATTGTCGAAAAGAGCGCTTTCAATATTGAGACAAGTGTAAAAAAACTGTTAGAAGGCTATGAAAGTCAATTCTTTAAATACTGA
- a CDS encoding oligosaccharide flippase family protein, with product MEQIKPLTLRHNFSWTFIGNTIYAACQWGMLVVMAKLGSPEIVGQFTLGLAVTAPVFMFTNLQLRSIQATDAKKQYLFSDYLELRLIGTGFGLVAITVITFLAKYPWEISLVILLVALAKAFESISDVYYGLLQQHERMDRIAISLMIKGPLSLTLLGMGVYLSSGVVWGVVGLVFAWSVVLFVYDIPNGVLILDALPKYRWHLVTLKNLAWLSLPLGLVMMLISLNTNIPRYFIEQHLGERELGIFAAIAYLMVVGSMIVNALGQSASPRLAKYYAAGNTIAFRRLLLKLIGIALLLGGGGVLIAVVGGEQILTLLYQPEYAQHTSLFVWLMIAAGIGYVSSFMGYGMTAVRYFRIQLPLFAAATTSCAIACLLLVPRLELLGAAIALLISVIVQAAISYGVIIHALHKLNRYNQTQQKSPI from the coding sequence ATGGAACAAATTAAACCACTAACGTTACGTCATAACTTCTCCTGGACTTTTATTGGTAATACTATTTATGCAGCTTGTCAGTGGGGAATGCTGGTGGTAATGGCTAAACTTGGTAGCCCTGAAATAGTTGGGCAGTTTACCTTGGGGCTAGCGGTAACGGCACCTGTATTCATGTTTACTAATCTCCAGTTACGAAGTATTCAAGCAACAGATGCAAAAAAACAGTATCTATTTAGCGATTACTTAGAATTGAGACTGATTGGTACAGGGTTTGGACTGGTGGCGATCACAGTCATTACTTTCTTAGCAAAATATCCTTGGGAAATATCGCTAGTTATTTTGTTGGTAGCTTTAGCAAAGGCATTTGAATCGATCAGTGACGTCTATTATGGCTTGCTCCAGCAACACGAACGCATGGATCGCATTGCCATATCCTTGATGATTAAAGGGCCTTTATCATTGACACTGCTAGGAATGGGAGTATATCTATCGAGTGGTGTTGTCTGGGGAGTCGTTGGATTGGTATTTGCCTGGAGTGTGGTTTTATTTGTCTACGACATTCCGAATGGTGTTCTAATACTGGACGCCTTACCAAAATATCGTTGGCATCTTGTCACTCTTAAAAATTTGGCATGGCTGTCTTTACCTTTGGGGTTGGTAATGATGCTTATCTCACTCAACACCAATATTCCTCGCTACTTTATTGAGCAACATTTGGGTGAACGGGAACTGGGAATTTTTGCAGCCATAGCTTACTTGATGGTCGTAGGAAGTATGATTGTCAATGCTTTAGGGCAGTCAGCCAGTCCTAGATTAGCTAAGTATTACGCTGCCGGAAACACCATAGCTTTTCGCAGACTTTTGTTAAAGCTAATAGGAATTGCTCTATTGCTGGGCGGAGGTGGTGTTTTGATTGCTGTGGTTGGTGGTGAGCAGATCCTAACTCTTTTGTATCAACCTGAGTACGCTCAACATACAAGTTTATTTGTTTGGCTGATGATTGCTGCTGGGATTGGTTATGTGTCCTCCTTCATGGGATATGGAATGACCGCAGTGCGATACTTCCGCATTCAATTACCGTTGTTTGCTGCTGCAACAACTAGCTGTGCTATCGCTTGTTTGTTGTTAGTACCCAGGCTGGAATTGCTAGGAGCGGCGATCGCTTTATTAATTTCAGTCATTGTCCAAGCAGCTATTAGTTATGGAGTAATCATTCATGCATTACACAAACTCAATCGATACAACCAAACACAACAAAAATCTCCTATCTAG
- a CDS encoding methyltransferase domain-containing protein, with translation MQHQINQTKLKLSPIVQSMLRCPICNSELVVRSEDSQCINSQCQALFPHKNRIPILINESASIFSIDDFVNERKLYFDLSPKNQFLETLKNLVPSISLNLKAKRNYEQFSKKLHMRCIHPKVLVIGGSILGKGIENIVENSNLEIVETDVSFGSRTTLICDAHNIPFADRSFDGVIIQAVLEHVVDPWCCVEEIYRVLKDDGLVYAETPFMQQVHGGCYDFTRFTFLGHRRLFRKFEEIESGAVAGPGMALAWSYSYLLLSFTTSKFWRKLIGLFVRITAFPLKYLDYLLIDCPGTLDAASAYYFIGKKSQKILSDKELIKLYQGAC, from the coding sequence ATGCAACATCAAATCAATCAAACTAAACTCAAACTTTCTCCGATAGTGCAGTCAATGCTACGCTGTCCTATATGTAATAGTGAATTGGTAGTGCGTAGTGAAGATAGCCAATGTATAAATTCTCAATGTCAGGCTTTATTCCCACACAAAAATAGAATACCAATTTTGATTAATGAGAGTGCTAGTATATTTTCGATTGATGACTTTGTTAATGAGCGAAAATTATATTTTGATTTATCTCCTAAAAATCAATTTCTGGAAACTCTAAAAAATTTGGTTCCAAGTATAAGCTTAAATCTCAAAGCGAAAAGAAACTATGAACAATTTTCTAAAAAATTGCATATGCGTTGCATACATCCTAAAGTTTTAGTAATTGGTGGTAGCATTTTAGGTAAAGGCATAGAAAATATTGTTGAAAACTCCAATTTAGAAATAGTAGAAACTGATGTTTCATTCGGCTCTCGCACAACTTTGATTTGTGATGCTCACAACATACCTTTCGCAGATCGTTCTTTTGACGGTGTCATCATACAAGCTGTATTAGAGCATGTCGTTGACCCCTGGTGCTGTGTAGAAGAAATTTACAGGGTTTTAAAAGATGATGGGCTAGTCTATGCGGAAACCCCATTTATGCAACAAGTACATGGAGGATGCTATGACTTTACTAGATTTACTTTTTTAGGTCATCGTCGTTTATTTAGAAAATTTGAGGAAATTGAGAGTGGAGCAGTAGCTGGGCCGGGAATGGCATTAGCTTGGTCTTACTCATACTTACTTTTGAGTTTTACAACATCAAAGTTTTGGAGAAAGCTGATTGGATTATTTGTCAGAATCACAGCATTTCCATTAAAGTATCTCGATTACTTATTGATTGATTGTCCGGGTACTCTCGATGCCGCCTCAGCTTATTACTTCATAGGTAAGAAAAGCCAAAAAATTCTGTCAGATAAAGAGTTGATTAAACTTTATCAAGGAGCTTGCTAA